The Leishmania major strain Friedlin complete genome, chromosome 23 genome has a segment encoding these proteins:
- a CDS encoding putative ubiquitin-activating enzyme e1 yields the protein MLSEEEQKRQLYSRQEYVVGSETQAKYGSTHVLVVGATGLSAEIIKNVVLTGVKSVKVLDDAVVTIEDLGTNFFLRPDDVGKARGAAVAQAAKELNRFVEVSSVSGDPLLHIPAVHVVIYTNAYTSTLAAANKVARENKVKFISCESRGVCGCIFVDGGESLDIVDTDGEDTVTCVVTAMSSDGLVTLHEEKNHECEIGSKVYFTGLTELPQANTTEPATPSAWKLFEVAEVISPHTMRLKGVSELVSAGTIIHVGTSAYLHTTKKGRREHYRTLGECLDNPECLMIFDKEEKYTAATTLHAMFTAVARHGCAPTSPAEVEAVVKAAQAINPNAEATVMRTLLPVFGGDLNPMACFIGGMAAQEALKVCSGKFTPLHQWVYYDAREVLQVWQYGAKTVSASTLSSSAAVFPDAPAARSRYAGQEAVLGHAFQEYLRQQKAFIVGAGALGCELIKNVALMGFGEVSITDMDTIEMSNLSRQFLFRNHHIGRPKSVVAAEAAGHINADVKITAYEAKMGPETEAIFNEDFWVQQAVILNALDNVMSRKYVDSRCLFYQKPLLESGTLGTKCNMQPAIPFVTESYSSSYDPPEKGIPLCTLKNFPNAIEHTIQWARDLFHLLFVSVPADVNQYLNDPVAFANSLRNDPAAADAALQNVNDALSRWPQNEQNCVRLARLLYQEHFNDGFRQLLHSIPLDKRNEDGQLFWGGAKKPPTPQEFDVNSEQDTEFVYHCACLFAKVYQLPAFSLSKEETARLAAAVTVPDFVPRHAVFATSESQTSQQTSSSRGLTVEQLPPVAHFGSRRMRAEEFDKDDITNHHVQFITYCSNLRARAYSIPVADFNQTKRIAGNIIPAMVTTTSLVTGLVGFEMLKYLLIQFHHARKPAVNGTGSSHGNFYLDADEEPEKLVTLFRSAFVNIALPFIAFSDPIIAPSHSYALPSGKKLRWGIWDRIDVSEGRDMLVKELVQLLHDRYELEVFMIALKNGKMIYTEFGGKAKDKEKRVSEVAQDKGEKVQDGIDYFDLVVTGMIGDNDDVDVPIIRYRYRF from the coding sequence ATGTTGTCCGAGGAGGAGCAAAAGAGGCAGTTGTACAGCCGCCAGGAGTACGTTGTAGGGTCGGAGACGCAGGCGAAATACGGCTCGACGCATGTgctcgtcgtcggcgccacaGGCCTCAGTGCAGAGATTATCAAGAACGTTGTACTCACTGGCGTGAAGAGCGTCAAGGTGCTGGACGACGCTGTGGTGACCATTGAGGATCTCGGCACGAACTTCTTTTTGCGGCCGGATGATGTAGGAAAGGcacgtggtgctgctgtggcgcaggCCGCCAAGGAGCTCAACCGCTTCGTCGAGGTCTCGTCCGTTAGCGGCGACCCACTCTTGCACATCCCCGCGGTGCATGTAGTGATCTACACGAATGCTTACACGTCCACCCTAGCGGCAGCGAACAAGGTGGCGCGGGAGAACAAGGTGAAGTTCATCAGCTGCGAGAGCCGCGGCGTTTGCGGCTGCATCTTCGTGGACGGCGGCGAATCGTTGGACATTGTGGACACGGACGGCGAGGACACGGTCACCTGCGTGGTGACGGCTATGTCGTCGGATGGTCTCGTCACGTTGCACGAGGAAAAAAACCACGAATGCGAGATCGGCAGCAAGGTATACTTTACAGGTCTCACGGAGTTACCGCAGGCCAACACGACGGAGCCGGCGACGCCATCGGCGTGGAAACTGTTCGAGGTGGCCGAGGTCATCTCGCCACACACTATGCGCCTGAAAGGCGTTTCGGAGCTCGTCAGCGCTGGCACAATCATCCATGTTGGGACGAGCGCTTACCTGCACACCACCAAGAAGGGGCGCAGGGAGCACTACAGGACGCTCGGCGAGTGTCTCGACAACCCCGAGTGCCTCATGATCTTTGACAAAGAAGAGAAGTACACAGCGGCCACCACGCTGCACGCAATGTTCACTGCGGTCGCCCGCCACGGCTGCGCGCCAACCTCGCCGGCTGAAGTGGAGGCTGTAgtgaaggcggcgcaggccATTAACCCGAACGCAGAGGCAACCGTCATGCGCACGCTGTTGCCTGTCTTTGGCGGTGACCTGAACCCGATGGCGTGCTTTATTGGTGGCatggcggcgcaggaggcgctgaaggTGTGCAGCGGAAAGTTCACACCGCTGCACCAGTGGGTGTACTATGACGCGCGtgaggtgctgcaggtgtGGCAGTACGGAGCGAAGACCGTCTCTGCGTCGACCTTgtcctcgtcagcggcggtgttCCCCGatgcgccggcggcgcgaTCACGGTATGCCGGCCAGGAGGCAGTGCTCGGCCACGCGTTTCAGGAGTACCTACGGCAGCAGAAGGCGTTCatcgtcggcgccggcgcgctcgGCTGCGAGCTCATCAAGAATGTTGCTTTGATGGGTTTCGGCGAGGTGTCCATCACGGACATGGACACGATTGAGATGAGCAACCTGTCTCGACAGTTCCTCTTCCGCAACCACCACATTGGCCGCCCAAAGTCCGTCGTGGCAGCTGAGGCGGCCGGCCACATCAACGCCGATGTGAAGATAACGGCGTACGAGGCCAAGATGGGACCGGAGACGGAGGCGATCTTTAACGAGGACTTTTGGGTGCAACAGGCGGTCATCCTCAATGCGCTGGACAACGTCATGAGTCGCAAGTACGTGGACAGCCGCTGTCTGTTTTATCAgaagccgctgctggagagCGGAACGCTCGGCACGAAGTGCAACATGCAGCCCGCTATCCCGTTTGTGACGGAGAgctacagcagcagctacgACCCGCCGGAGAAGGGCATCCCGCTCTGCACGCTCAAGAACTTCCCGAACGCGATCGAGCACACGATTCAGTGGGCCCGCGATCTGTTTCACTTGCTCTTCGTTAGCGTGCCGGCGGACGTGAACCAGTACCTGAACGACCCGGTCGCCTTCGCGAACAGTCTACGCAACGAcccggctgctgctgatgcggccTTGCAGAATGTGAACGACGCGCTGAGCCGATGGCCCCAAAATGAGCAAAACTGTGTAAGACTCGCGCGTCTTCTGTACCAGGAGCACTTCAACGACGGCTtccgccagctcctgcacAGCATCCCGCTTGACAAGCGCAACGAGGACGGGCAGCTGTTCTGGGGCGGTGCAAAGAAGCCACCGACACCACAGGAGTTCGACGTCAACTCGGAGCAGGACACCGAGTTTGTCTACCACTGCGCCTGCCTCTTCGCCAAAGTGTACCAGCTACCGgccttctcgctctccaAGGAGGAAACGGCCCGactggcggcggccgtgacaGTGCCCGACTTTGTACCGCGCCACGCCGTGTTCGCCACGTCCGAGAGTCAGACATCGCAGCAGACGTCGTCTTCCAGGGGGCTGACAGTGGAGCAGCTGCCCCCGGTTGCTCACTTCGGCTCTCGCCGCATGAGAGCTGAGGAGTTCGACAAGGACGACATCACAAATCATCACGTGCAGTTTATCACGTACTGCTCCAATCTACGCGCTCGAGCCTACAGCATCCCTGTCGCAGACTTCAACCAGACGAAGCGCATCGCAGGCAACATCATCCCTGCCATGGTGACAACCACGTCTCTCGTCACGGGGCTCGTCGGCTTTGAAATGCTCAAGTACCTTCTCATCCAGTTCCATCACGCGCGGAAGCCCGCCGTGAATGGGACAGGCAGTAGCCACGGCAACTTCTACCTTGACGCGGATGAGGAGCCAGAGAAGCTGGTGACACTTTTCCGCAGCGCATTTGTGAATATCGCTCTCCCATTCATTGCCTTCTCGGACCCGATCATCGCGCCGAGCCACTCGTACGCACTGCCGAGCGGCAAGAAGCTGCGATGGGGCATCTGGGACCGCATCGACGTCTCGGAGGGTCGTGACATGCTTGTCAaggagctggtgcagctACTGCACGACCGCTACGAGCTCGAAGTGTTCATGATTGCGCTCAAGAATGGAAAAATGATCTACACCGAGTTTGGCGGGAAGGCGAAGGACAAGGAGAAGCGTGTCTCAGAGGTTGCGCAAGATAAAGGCGAAAAGGTGCAGGACGGCATCGACTACTTTGACCTCGTGGTCACGGGCATGATtggcgacaacgacgacgttGATGTGCCCATCATCCGCTACCGTTATCGCTTCTAA